One region of Phaeobacter inhibens DSM 16374 genomic DNA includes:
- the nadC gene encoding carboxylating nicotinate-nucleotide diphosphorylase → MTPSFATLPDLIIEPLVRAALLEDLGQSGDVTTRAVIPAETTYEARLNARDTGVVSGMQIARIAFHLVDPTLKIETLVQDGQPCTPGQTLMTIAGSAASILSGERVALNFAGRLSGIASLTASFVAETAGTKTRITCTRKTTPGLRMVEKQAVLHGGGYNHRYGLSDAILIKDNHIAAAGGVAAVLHAARANVSHMMKVEIEVDTLAQLQEVLETGGADVVLLDNMDTPTLTKAVAMAKGHLVTEASGNMRRDRIAEVSATGVDYISSGALTHSAQTLDLGLDF, encoded by the coding sequence ATGACCCCGTCTTTCGCCACTCTCCCCGATCTGATCATCGAACCGCTTGTCCGCGCTGCCCTGCTGGAAGACCTTGGCCAAAGCGGTGATGTCACCACCCGTGCCGTGATCCCGGCAGAGACCACCTACGAGGCGCGGCTCAATGCGCGCGACACCGGCGTGGTGTCGGGTATGCAGATTGCCCGCATCGCCTTTCACCTTGTCGATCCGACGCTCAAGATCGAAACCTTGGTGCAGGATGGCCAGCCCTGCACTCCCGGCCAGACATTGATGACCATCGCAGGCTCGGCCGCGTCTATTCTGTCGGGTGAACGTGTGGCGCTGAATTTTGCGGGCCGCCTCTCTGGCATCGCCAGTCTGACGGCCTCCTTCGTAGCTGAAACCGCGGGCACCAAGACCCGGATCACCTGTACTCGCAAGACCACCCCCGGCCTGCGCATGGTAGAGAAACAGGCGGTTCTGCATGGCGGCGGCTACAATCACCGCTATGGGCTGTCCGATGCGATCCTGATCAAGGACAACCATATCGCCGCCGCTGGTGGCGTTGCAGCCGTTCTGCACGCCGCAAGGGCCAATGTCAGCCATATGATGAAGGTCGAAATCGAAGTCGATACCCTCGCCCAATTGCAGGAAGTTCTGGAAACCGGCGGTGCCGATGTGGTGCTGCTCGACAATATGGACACGCCAACCCTGACGAAGGCTGTGGCGATGGCTAAGGGCCACCTCGTGACCGAAGCCTCCGGCAATATGCGCCGCGACCGTATTGCTGAGGTCTCCGCCACGGGTGTTGACTACATCTCCTCTGGTGCGCTGACCCATTCCGCGCAGACGCTGGATCTTGGCCTCGACTTCTGA
- a CDS encoding L-aspartate oxidase codes for MDTPGAKLTDTAANQAEAQVRVQALTEATASCDTDRVIIVGAGMAALYAALELAPRPVLMISPETLGEGASSAWAQGGVAAAMDQADSPAAHATDTVRAGAGTVDAEVAAMVTKVAQDHILDLTDLGTPFDRTADGGFVMSREAAHSVARVVRVKGDQAGRQIMETLIAAVRATPSVQVHEGTQAVRLEVADDRVTGVWVSDASGTSVPVLIRAPAILLAGGGSGGLFAHTTNPPRIRGQVIGFAARAGARIADPEFVQFHPTAFDIGEDPAPLATEALRGDGATLINKDGIRFMLAAHPDAELAPRDIVARAIFAETQAGRRPMLDTRDALGAEVLTRFPTVAETCARAGIDPVADPIPVAVAAHYHMGGIDTDMQGRASLAHLWVCGEASSTGLHGANRLASNGLLEALVYARTAAQDIAEALGPNPTETATPPEVSLSFAPATTPAAPASAVARLRETMTAHVGVRRDEAGLKTALVTIEQLLTEHGDDESFANMCATATLIAAAALARRESRGGHFRDDYPEADPAQAHRTHITLTEARAIRAAAVQDPT; via the coding sequence TTGGACACCCCCGGTGCCAAACTGACCGATACGGCCGCAAATCAAGCAGAAGCTCAGGTCAGGGTTCAGGCCCTGACCGAAGCCACCGCCAGCTGTGACACCGACCGTGTGATCATTGTAGGTGCCGGCATGGCCGCGCTCTATGCCGCGCTTGAACTGGCGCCGCGCCCTGTTCTGATGATCTCGCCCGAGACCCTCGGCGAAGGCGCGAGTTCCGCCTGGGCGCAGGGCGGCGTTGCCGCAGCGATGGATCAGGCCGACAGCCCTGCCGCCCATGCCACCGACACGGTGCGCGCCGGTGCCGGAACGGTTGATGCCGAGGTCGCCGCCATGGTCACCAAGGTGGCGCAAGATCACATTCTGGACCTGACCGACCTTGGCACGCCTTTTGATCGCACTGCTGATGGTGGCTTTGTCATGAGCCGCGAGGCCGCGCATTCCGTCGCCCGGGTCGTACGTGTCAAAGGGGATCAGGCCGGCAGGCAGATCATGGAAACCCTGATCGCCGCCGTGCGGGCCACCCCTTCGGTTCAGGTGCACGAGGGTACCCAGGCCGTGCGGCTGGAGGTGGCAGACGACCGCGTCACCGGTGTCTGGGTCAGTGACGCCAGCGGCACCTCCGTTCCCGTGCTGATCCGTGCGCCCGCGATCCTGCTGGCAGGCGGCGGTTCCGGGGGGCTGTTTGCGCACACCACCAACCCGCCCCGCATCCGGGGCCAGGTGATCGGCTTTGCCGCCCGCGCCGGTGCCCGCATTGCCGATCCTGAATTTGTCCAGTTCCACCCCACCGCTTTTGATATTGGTGAAGACCCGGCACCGCTTGCCACCGAGGCGCTGCGCGGGGATGGCGCCACGCTGATCAACAAGGACGGCATCCGCTTCATGCTGGCCGCGCACCCGGACGCCGAATTGGCCCCTCGTGACATCGTCGCCCGCGCGATTTTTGCCGAAACGCAGGCTGGCCGCCGCCCGATGCTCGACACGCGCGACGCCTTGGGCGCCGAGGTGTTGACCCGTTTTCCAACCGTCGCGGAAACCTGTGCGCGTGCCGGTATTGATCCCGTTGCGGACCCTATCCCCGTTGCGGTTGCGGCCCATTATCACATGGGCGGCATCGACACCGACATGCAGGGCCGCGCCAGTCTCGCCCATCTCTGGGTCTGTGGCGAAGCCTCTTCAACCGGGCTGCATGGTGCCAACCGCCTCGCCTCCAACGGTCTGCTGGAGGCGCTGGTCTATGCCCGCACCGCCGCCCAGGACATTGCCGAGGCACTGGGTCCTAACCCCACGGAGACGGCCACCCCGCCAGAAGTCTCGCTGAGTTTTGCTCCCGCCACCACGCCTGCCGCCCCCGCCAGCGCCGTCGCTCGCCTGCGCGAGACGATGACGGCCCATGTCGGTGTCCGGCGGGACGAAGCCGGGCTGAAAACCGCTCTTGTCACCATCGAACAGCTGCTGACAGAGCACGGTGACGACGAGAGCTTTGCCAATATGTGCGCCACCGCCACGCTGATCGCCGCCGCCGCATTGGCCCGCCGCGAAAGCCGTGGTGGCCATTTCCGCGACGACTACCCTGAGGCAGACCCTGCGCAGGCCCATCGCACCCACATCACCCTCACCGAGGCCCGCGCCATCCGTGCCGCCGCCGTTCAGGATCCGACATGA
- the nadA gene encoding quinolinate synthase NadA, whose amino-acid sequence MFDLQTMRDQLANHYDLAPNPALAEEMSGIYANMDRVVNPIDWATYAPYVAAILALKKERNAVILAHNYMTPEIYHGVADVVGDSLQLAMEATKVEADVIVQCGVHFMAETSKILSPDKIVLIPDMEAGCSLAESITADGIAEMRAKYPGAPVVTYVNTTAEVKAASDICCTSSNAAQIVAAMESETVIMTPDQYLAQNIAQQVPQKNVVWWEGSCIVHEQYTAKDLRDFREWNPGTRLIAHPECPPDVVNEADFSGSTSGIIKYVTDEKPEKAMLITECSMASNIADQLPEVDFVGPCNMCPYMKKITLEKILWSLHTMSEPVEVDPKVAEQARVAVQRMIDLSQKLGI is encoded by the coding sequence ATGTTCGATCTGCAAACCATGCGCGATCAGCTCGCCAACCACTATGACCTTGCGCCAAATCCGGCTCTGGCCGAAGAGATGTCCGGGATCTACGCCAATATGGACCGGGTGGTGAACCCGATCGATTGGGCCACCTACGCGCCTTATGTTGCGGCCATTCTGGCCCTCAAGAAAGAGCGCAACGCCGTCATTCTGGCACATAATTACATGACACCGGAAATCTACCACGGGGTTGCAGATGTGGTGGGCGACAGCCTGCAGCTCGCTATGGAGGCCACCAAAGTCGAGGCCGACGTGATTGTGCAATGTGGCGTACATTTCATGGCCGAAACCTCGAAAATCCTGAGCCCCGACAAGATCGTGCTGATCCCCGATATGGAGGCCGGCTGCTCGCTGGCGGAATCGATCACTGCCGACGGCATCGCCGAGATGCGCGCAAAATATCCCGGCGCGCCGGTCGTGACCTATGTGAACACCACAGCCGAGGTCAAAGCCGCCTCCGATATCTGCTGTACCTCCTCCAACGCGGCCCAGATTGTGGCGGCAATGGAGAGCGAGACTGTGATCATGACGCCGGATCAGTATCTGGCGCAGAACATCGCCCAGCAGGTCCCGCAGAAAAACGTCGTCTGGTGGGAGGGCTCCTGCATCGTGCACGAGCAATACACCGCCAAGGATCTGCGTGACTTCCGCGAATGGAACCCCGGCACCCGGCTGATCGCCCACCCTGAATGCCCGCCGGATGTGGTGAATGAGGCCGATTTCTCCGGCTCCACCAGCGGCATCATCAAATATGTCACCGACGAAAAACCCGAAAAGGCGATGCTGATTACCGAATGTTCGATGGCCTCGAACATCGCAGATCAGCTGCCCGAGGTGGATTTTGTCGGCCCCTGCAACATGTGCCCCTACATGAAGAAGATCACGCTGGAGAAGATCCTCTGGTCGCTGCACACCATGTCGGAACCCGTTGAGGTAGATCCAAAAGTGGCAGAGCAGGCCCGCGTGGCGGTGCAGCGGATGATTGATCTCAGCCAGAAACTGGGGATCTGA
- a CDS encoding ABC transporter permease, which translates to MSDLWEGLVQAFWLVVTLDSDLVEITLRSLRVTLTALLVASVIALPLAALLAVRRFRLRRATIAVLNALMGLPPVVVGLVVYVMLSRAGPFGVLGLLFTPTAMIIAQVIIIVPLVASIAHQSLRDLWSDYHDLLISLNASQFQRICTLLWDGRRALLTAALAGFGRAIGEVGAIMIVGGNIDHATRVLTTAIALETGKGDFAMALGLGFVLIALAVAVNLTIHWLGKTESEGRW; encoded by the coding sequence ATGTCTGATCTCTGGGAAGGATTGGTCCAGGCCTTTTGGCTGGTGGTCACGCTGGATAGCGATCTGGTGGAGATTACGCTGCGCTCGCTTCGGGTCACTTTGACCGCGTTGCTGGTGGCTTCAGTCATTGCGCTGCCCTTGGCGGCCTTGTTGGCGGTTCGACGGTTCCGGTTGCGGCGGGCAACTATTGCAGTGCTCAATGCACTGATGGGGCTGCCGCCGGTGGTCGTTGGGCTTGTGGTCTATGTGATGCTGTCGCGGGCCGGACCGTTTGGCGTGCTGGGGCTGTTGTTCACTCCGACCGCGATGATCATCGCGCAGGTGATCATTATTGTGCCACTGGTGGCCTCCATTGCGCATCAGTCGCTGCGGGATCTGTGGAGCGATTACCACGACCTGCTGATTTCCCTGAACGCCAGTCAATTCCAACGGATCTGCACGCTGCTCTGGGATGGGCGGCGGGCCTTGCTGACGGCGGCGCTGGCAGGATTCGGGCGTGCCATTGGCGAGGTCGGCGCGATCATGATCGTGGGCGGCAATATCGACCACGCCACACGGGTGCTGACGACGGCGATTGCGCTGGAAACCGGCAAGGGGGATTTTGCCATGGCGCTTGGCCTTGGCTTTGTGCTGATCGCGCTGGCGGTGGCGGTGAATTTGACCATTCACTGGCTGGGCAAGACCGAAAGTGAGGGGCGTTGGTGA
- a CDS encoding ATP-binding cassette domain-containing protein, whose amino-acid sequence MTGANTLFPLVVETAQVRRRGKTLIGPVDLRLDGQGTTIVIGPNGSGKTSLLKMLHGILRLGQGRISWGCPMAEAQRRQAFVFQTPVMMRRSVVENIAYPLRLNRVSRKVALAEAEIWAERIGLGGDALQRPAVLLSGGERQKLALARALIRKPQLLFLDEPCASLDGRATREIEEILTEAAASGTRLIMSTHNMGQAQRLADEVLFVLHGQIAEFSAAEAFFARPHTEQGRAFLRGDIVE is encoded by the coding sequence GTGACTGGGGCGAACACTCTTTTCCCGCTGGTGGTCGAAACCGCGCAGGTGCGTCGTCGCGGCAAGACGCTGATCGGCCCGGTGGATTTGCGGCTGGACGGGCAGGGGACGACCATCGTGATCGGGCCGAATGGGTCGGGCAAAACGTCGTTGCTGAAGATGCTGCATGGTATTCTGCGGCTTGGGCAGGGGCGGATCAGCTGGGGCTGTCCTATGGCGGAAGCCCAGCGGCGCCAGGCCTTTGTCTTCCAGACACCGGTGATGATGCGCCGCTCGGTGGTGGAGAATATCGCATATCCGCTGCGGCTGAATCGCGTGTCGCGCAAGGTCGCGCTGGCGGAGGCTGAGATCTGGGCCGAGCGGATCGGGCTTGGCGGGGATGCATTGCAACGGCCTGCTGTTCTGCTGTCTGGCGGGGAACGGCAGAAACTGGCCCTGGCGCGCGCGCTCATTCGTAAGCCGCAGTTGTTGTTTCTGGATGAACCCTGTGCCTCGCTCGATGGGCGAGCCACCCGCGAGATTGAAGAAATACTGACCGAAGCGGCAGCGTCGGGCACCCGGCTGATCATGTCGACCCACAATATGGGACAGGCGCAGCGGCTGGCAGACGAGGTGCTGTTTGTACTGCATGGCCAGATTGCCGAATTTTCAGCGGCGGAGGCGTTTTTTGCCCGGCCGCATACCGAACAGGGACGCGCATTTCTAAGAGGAGATATTGTCGAATGA
- a CDS encoding substrate-binding domain-containing protein — protein MKRIMLGALAALAMGTAALAEEMKLAVTTSFHNSGLAEVLLPEIKADLGLEVQLLVVGTGQAIRLGEAGDVDAILVHSKKAEEAFLAGGNGTHRREIMYNDFVFVGPKADPAGVAKAGSAADALQKVAASEAAFVSRGDDSGTHKKELSLWNSADLSPEGFGDWYNAVGAGMGAALNTASGMGGYIMSDRASWLNFANKGDLALLYSGDPVLFNQYAYLPVNPDKHPHVKTDLVADLEAWLVSDKAKELINSYQINGEALFVFNAQQ, from the coding sequence ATGAAACGGATTATGCTGGGGGCTTTGGCCGCGCTGGCGATGGGAACAGCTGCGCTGGCGGAGGAGATGAAGCTGGCGGTGACCACCTCCTTCCACAACTCCGGTCTGGCCGAGGTTCTACTGCCTGAGATCAAGGCCGATCTGGGGCTGGAGGTGCAGCTGTTGGTGGTGGGCACCGGTCAGGCGATCCGCCTTGGCGAAGCGGGTGATGTGGATGCGATCCTTGTGCACTCCAAAAAGGCGGAAGAGGCGTTTCTGGCCGGGGGCAATGGCACCCATCGCCGGGAGATCATGTATAATGATTTCGTCTTTGTTGGCCCTAAGGCGGACCCGGCGGGCGTTGCAAAGGCAGGCTCTGCGGCCGACGCCTTGCAGAAGGTTGCCGCCTCGGAAGCGGCCTTTGTCAGCCGTGGCGATGACAGCGGCACTCACAAGAAAGAGCTGAGCCTGTGGAACTCTGCCGATCTCTCCCCGGAAGGGTTTGGCGATTGGTACAATGCTGTGGGGGCAGGTATGGGCGCTGCGCTGAATACAGCCTCCGGCATGGGGGGCTACATCATGTCAGACCGGGCAAGCTGGCTCAACTTTGCCAACAAGGGCGATCTGGCACTGCTCTATTCCGGCGATCCCGTGCTGTTCAATCAATATGCCTATCTGCCAGTGAACCCGGACAAGCACCCGCATGTGAAGACGGATCTGGTGGCCGATCTGGAAGCCTGGCTGGTGTCGGACAAAGCCAAAGAGCTGATCAACAGCTATCAGATCAACGGCGAAGCACTGTTTGTGTTCAACGCCCAGCAGTGA